From a single Polynucleobacter asymbioticus QLW-P1DMWA-1 genomic region:
- a CDS encoding FAD assembly factor SdhE yields the protein MTLGNAELYRLKSDARRGLLENDLILQRFFERYGAQLSVEDGNVLSQLLALEDNDLMDLLIGRKDSVPTLEKEMETASFKAVLQKLREK from the coding sequence ATGACCCTCGGTAATGCAGAGTTATATCGTTTAAAAAGTGATGCCCGCAGGGGATTGCTGGAGAACGATTTAATTCTGCAACGTTTCTTTGAGCGCTACGGCGCACAGCTAAGCGTAGAAGATGGAAATGTATTGAGCCAGTTATTGGCACTAGAGGACAACGATCTGATGGACTTGTTAATTGGGCGTAAAGATTCTGTACCAACACTGGAGAAGGAGATGGAAACAGCCTCCTTTAAGGCGGTTTTACAGAAGCTGAGAGAGAAATAA
- a CDS encoding FimV/HubP family polar landmark protein, with protein sequence MTQFSFTRFVKVLCCVWLSWACSVWAVSLGSPLLQSRPGEPLRVEIPIRLAVDEQVDLASLKVALASKPTYERLGISQKILDLNPQAMVYRNRQEQLMVLVETVNAVPMTDDPFLDLLITLNWASGSITKTYTLLIGDTQKVTVKPGQTLSEIAALMTPQLDGASLDQTIMALYKANPDAFASGSINRLAAGAELNKPSQALLRSISPAEASQFVADANEQWRADHDAIDGSNRSQKSADKDENASPKDRLKIGSSTDGNAQERRYTEDLVAQEKELEQAKARVAELEKNITDLQRLLDKSKEKKALDSNFGLGGFGPAILAIGLIALTGLLLWALARNARRTEAPSFEAKVEHAPQKAAHNAPFEIPDRTKALFAGIDLDLSKPVKESSVNAQVPASNPLADTLRVKLNLARAYITIEDFSAAKKSLEEILRVSNTVDPAITIEAQGLLAELSHRQA encoded by the coding sequence ATGACTCAATTTAGCTTTACGCGCTTTGTTAAAGTACTTTGCTGTGTATGGCTAAGCTGGGCATGTTCGGTATGGGCTGTTTCTTTGGGTTCGCCTCTGTTGCAATCTCGTCCAGGCGAACCACTTCGTGTTGAAATCCCCATTCGTCTTGCTGTTGATGAGCAGGTGGATCTAGCTTCCCTAAAGGTAGCCTTAGCCAGTAAACCGACTTATGAGCGTCTGGGAATCTCACAAAAAATTCTAGACCTCAATCCTCAGGCGATGGTCTACCGTAATCGTCAAGAACAATTGATGGTATTGGTCGAGACTGTTAATGCCGTGCCAATGACGGATGATCCTTTTTTGGATTTGCTGATTACTCTCAATTGGGCGAGCGGTAGCATTACTAAAACCTATACCTTGTTAATTGGCGACACTCAAAAGGTTACTGTAAAACCTGGTCAAACCTTATCTGAGATAGCTGCATTAATGACGCCGCAGTTAGATGGTGCCAGCCTAGATCAAACGATTATGGCGCTCTACAAAGCCAATCCAGATGCCTTTGCCAGCGGCAGCATCAATCGTTTAGCAGCTGGTGCTGAGTTAAATAAACCCAGCCAAGCTCTCTTGCGCTCTATTAGCCCAGCCGAAGCCAGTCAGTTTGTTGCTGATGCGAATGAACAATGGCGTGCAGACCATGATGCAATAGATGGATCAAATAGATCGCAGAAGTCTGCCGACAAAGATGAGAATGCAAGCCCCAAGGATCGTTTAAAGATTGGCTCCAGCACCGATGGTAATGCCCAGGAGCGTCGTTATACAGAAGATCTTGTAGCTCAAGAGAAGGAGCTTGAGCAAGCGAAGGCGCGCGTTGCTGAGCTAGAGAAAAATATTACTGATCTGCAGCGTTTGCTCGATAAGTCAAAAGAGAAAAAAGCACTTGATAGTAATTTTGGTTTAGGTGGCTTTGGCCCCGCTATTTTGGCGATTGGTTTAATTGCGTTGACTGGCCTTTTATTGTGGGCTTTGGCGCGTAATGCGCGTCGTACTGAAGCACCTAGTTTTGAGGCTAAGGTAGAACATGCTCCTCAGAAAGCCGCGCACAATGCGCCATTTGAAATACCGGATCGCACTAAGGCCTTGTTTGCAGGCATCGATCTCGATTTATCTAAGCCCGTAAAAGAATCCTCAGTCAATGCTCAAGTTCCCGCTTCAAATCCATTGGCAGATACCTTACGCGTCAAATTAAACCTTGCACGTGCCTACATCACGATTGAAGATTTTTCTGCTGCTAAAAAATCTTTAGAGGAGATATTGCGAGTTAGCAATACGGTTGATCCTGCTATAACGATTGAAGCGCAAGGATTATTGGCGGAGCTGTCGCATCGCCAGGCCTAA
- the leuB gene encoding 3-isopropylmalate dehydrogenase, translating into MKIAVLPGDGIGPEIVAQAVRVLHALGPKFDLEEAPVGGAAYDVAGHPLPPATLELAKKADAILFGAVGDWKYDTLARELRPEQAILGLRKHLELFANFRPAICYPELTAASSLKPEIIGGLDILIVRELNGDIYFGQPRGIRTSELPLFKGAREGYDTMHYSEPEVERIGRVAFEAARKRGKKVCSVDKANVLETSQLWREVMIRISKEYPDVELSHMYVDNAAMQLVKAPKAFDVVVTGNLFGDILSDEAAMLTGSIGMLPSASLDKNNKGLYEPSHGSAPDIAGKGIANPLATILSAAMMLRYSLGMPAEADRIEKAVQKVLAQGLRTADIYTEGTQKVTTVQMGDAVVAALA; encoded by the coding sequence ATGAAAATTGCAGTTCTCCCGGGCGATGGTATCGGCCCGGAAATCGTTGCTCAAGCCGTTCGAGTGCTCCATGCGCTTGGTCCAAAGTTTGATTTAGAGGAAGCGCCAGTAGGCGGGGCTGCTTATGATGTTGCTGGCCACCCTTTGCCACCAGCCACTCTTGAACTTGCTAAAAAAGCAGATGCTATTTTGTTCGGCGCTGTCGGTGACTGGAAATACGACACACTCGCACGCGAACTTCGCCCTGAACAAGCAATCTTAGGATTACGTAAACACTTAGAGTTGTTTGCCAACTTCCGTCCGGCCATTTGCTATCCAGAGCTCACTGCTGCATCTAGTCTTAAGCCAGAAATTATTGGCGGCTTAGATATTTTGATTGTGCGTGAACTGAATGGCGATATCTATTTTGGTCAACCACGTGGAATTCGTACATCAGAATTGCCTTTGTTTAAAGGCGCGCGTGAAGGTTATGACACCATGCATTACAGCGAGCCAGAAGTAGAGCGCATTGGTCGCGTTGCATTTGAAGCTGCGCGCAAACGCGGTAAGAAAGTTTGTAGCGTAGATAAAGCGAATGTATTGGAAACTTCACAGCTCTGGCGTGAAGTCATGATTCGTATTTCTAAAGAGTATCCTGACGTTGAGTTGTCTCACATGTATGTCGATAACGCAGCCATGCAGTTAGTAAAGGCGCCTAAAGCATTCGATGTTGTGGTGACGGGAAATTTATTTGGCGATATCTTGTCAGATGAGGCGGCAATGTTGACTGGCTCCATTGGTATGCTGCCATCAGCTTCTTTGGATAAGAACAATAAGGGCTTGTATGAGCCTAGCCATGGTTCTGCACCCGATATCGCTGGCAAAGGAATTGCAAACCCATTGGCAACTATATTGTCCGCTGCAATGATGTTGCGTTATTCCTTAGGAATGCCTGCAGAAGCAGATCGCATTGAAAAAGCGGTTCAAAAAGTGCTGGCTCAAGGTTTACGTACTGCTGATATTTATACCGAAGGAACTCAGAAGGTAACGACAGTGCAAATGGGCGATGCTGTAGTTGCCGCTCTGGCTTAA
- the leuD gene encoding 3-isopropylmalate dehydratase small subunit, with protein MEKFTVYKGLVAPLNRENVDTDAIIPKQFLKSIKKTGFGQNLFDEWRYLDHGEPGQDCSTRPINPDFVLNQPRYKGAGILLARKNFGCGSSREHAPWALDQFGFRAVIAPSFADIFYNNCFKNGVLPIVLTEMQVDHLFNETQAFNGYQLTIDLEGQKVITPDGTAYSFDVAPFRKHCLLYGLDDIGLTLQHADKIKAYEAERILKMPWLATQLP; from the coding sequence ATGGAAAAATTTACGGTATACAAAGGTTTGGTTGCTCCGCTTAATCGCGAGAATGTGGATACCGATGCCATTATTCCGAAGCAGTTTTTAAAGTCCATCAAAAAGACTGGCTTTGGTCAGAACTTGTTTGATGAATGGCGCTATTTAGATCATGGTGAACCTGGCCAAGATTGCAGCACGCGTCCCATTAACCCAGACTTTGTTCTTAACCAGCCACGCTATAAAGGCGCTGGTATTTTGCTGGCTCGCAAAAACTTTGGTTGCGGCAGCTCTCGTGAGCATGCTCCCTGGGCATTAGATCAATTTGGCTTCAGGGCCGTAATTGCCCCTAGCTTTGCCGATATCTTCTACAACAACTGTTTCAAAAATGGTGTTCTGCCAATTGTGTTGACTGAGATGCAGGTAGACCATTTATTTAATGAAACTCAGGCATTTAACGGTTACCAGCTCACCATCGATTTAGAAGGCCAAAAGGTCATTACGCCTGATGGCACAGCATATAGCTTTGATGTGGCCCCATTCCGTAAGCATTGCCTACTCTACGGGCTAGACGATATTGGTTTAACCCTGCAACATGCAGATAAAATCAAGGCTTATGAAGCTGAGCGCATTTTGAAGATGCCTTGGCTTGCGACACAATTGCCGTAA
- the truA gene encoding tRNA pseudouridine(38-40) synthase TruA, giving the protein MRIALGLQYDGSPYAGWQTQLHQPTIQDELEKALTAFIGEEAKAFPVHTITAGRTDTGVHALGQVVHFDTNVGREDFSWVRGVNTFLPKSIVVNWAKEVPEEFSARFSAYERTYIYALHAGPCRSPIVNARAGYLMLPPDQFLDVEAMKKSAECLIGEHDFSSFRSSECQSKTPVKTIYAIDIISQEPWVYFRIRGNAFLHHMIRNIVGCFLQIGQGRQQSGWMAEVLTAKNRQIAAPTFMADGLYLAKIKYPEEFAIPQPWLENAWLPTNVIGK; this is encoded by the coding sequence ATGCGAATAGCACTTGGTCTCCAATACGATGGTAGTCCTTATGCTGGTTGGCAAACCCAACTTCATCAGCCTACCATTCAAGATGAGCTAGAAAAGGCGCTGACTGCTTTTATTGGCGAAGAAGCGAAGGCATTTCCAGTGCATACGATTACTGCCGGAAGAACCGATACTGGGGTTCATGCCCTAGGGCAAGTAGTGCATTTCGATACCAATGTAGGGCGTGAAGATTTTTCTTGGGTAAGAGGTGTAAATACCTTTTTGCCTAAATCCATTGTGGTGAATTGGGCAAAAGAGGTGCCAGAAGAATTTAGCGCGCGCTTTTCTGCATATGAACGAACTTATATTTATGCGTTGCATGCTGGACCATGCCGTTCACCGATAGTCAATGCTCGCGCAGGCTATCTCATGCTACCCCCGGATCAATTCCTTGATGTTGAGGCCATGAAAAAATCGGCTGAGTGTTTAATCGGAGAGCATGATTTCAGCTCATTTCGTTCTTCGGAGTGCCAGAGTAAAACGCCTGTAAAAACCATTTACGCTATTGACATTATTTCTCAGGAACCATGGGTGTATTTCCGTATTCGGGGTAATGCCTTTTTGCACCATATGATCCGTAATATTGTTGGTTGTTTTTTGCAAATTGGTCAGGGCAGACAACAGTCTGGGTGGATGGCTGAGGTATTGACTGCTAAGAATCGGCAAATCGCTGCACCTACCTTTATGGCGGATGGTCTATATTTAGCCAAAATTAAATATCCAGAAGAATTTGCAATCCCGCAGCCTTGGCTGGAAAACGCGTGGCTTCCAACCAATGTCATCGGGAAATAA
- the asd gene encoding aspartate-semialdehyde dehydrogenase: MANTKTPLVGLVGWRGMVGSVLMERMLAEKDFDFIEPVFFSTSQAGGEVPLLNGQKVTKSESTLQDANDIKALSRCDIILTCQGGDYTNDIFPKLRAAGWNGHWIDAASALRMKDDAVLVLDPVNRPVIDKALAAGGKNWIGSNCTVSLMMMAMGGLVKADMVEWISAMTYQAASGAGAQNMRELLLQMGALRDSVATELADPSSWILDIDRKITETLRSADFPKKNFRNTALAGSLIPWIDVPVENGQTKEEWKGGAEFNKILGRPAFRTPGSIPIDGLCVRVGAMRCHSQGLTVKLKKDIPLKEIEAILANDNQWVKVVPNDRETTERDLSPAAVSGTLTVPIGRLHKMAMGPEYLGAFTVGDQLLWGAAEPLRRMLRILLEK; encoded by the coding sequence ATGGCAAATACAAAAACACCTTTGGTAGGTTTAGTTGGCTGGCGTGGAATGGTTGGAAGCGTTCTCATGGAGCGCATGCTGGCTGAAAAAGATTTTGATTTCATCGAGCCGGTATTTTTTAGTACTAGCCAGGCAGGTGGCGAAGTGCCATTGCTTAATGGTCAAAAAGTCACCAAGAGCGAAAGCACCTTGCAAGATGCAAATGACATCAAAGCATTGTCACGATGCGACATTATTTTGACTTGCCAAGGCGGTGACTACACCAACGATATCTTCCCTAAACTACGTGCAGCAGGGTGGAATGGTCATTGGATCGATGCAGCGAGTGCATTGCGTATGAAAGATGACGCTGTTTTGGTCTTAGACCCGGTCAATCGTCCCGTCATTGATAAAGCATTGGCTGCTGGCGGTAAAAATTGGATTGGTAGTAACTGCACCGTGAGCTTGATGATGATGGCTATGGGTGGTTTGGTTAAGGCCGATATGGTTGAATGGATTAGCGCTATGACTTACCAGGCTGCCTCTGGGGCTGGCGCTCAAAATATGCGTGAGCTCTTATTGCAAATGGGTGCCTTACGCGATAGCGTTGCAACAGAGTTGGCTGATCCTTCATCATGGATTTTGGATATCGATCGGAAGATTACTGAGACATTGCGCTCCGCTGATTTTCCAAAGAAAAATTTCCGTAATACTGCCTTGGCTGGTAGCTTGATTCCATGGATTGATGTTCCAGTAGAGAATGGCCAGACTAAAGAAGAGTGGAAGGGTGGCGCTGAGTTCAATAAGATCTTGGGCCGTCCTGCATTCCGCACACCTGGTAGCATTCCAATTGATGGCTTATGTGTCCGGGTTGGCGCAATGCGTTGTCACTCACAAGGTTTAACTGTGAAGTTGAAAAAAGATATTCCCCTTAAGGAAATCGAAGCTATTTTAGCCAATGACAATCAATGGGTAAAAGTAGTTCCCAATGATCGCGAAACTACTGAGCGTGATTTATCGCCAGCAGCAGTGAGCGGGACGTTGACTGTGCCCATCGGCCGTCTTCATAAGATGGCGATGGGTCCAGAATACTTGGGCGCCTTTACCGTAGGTGATCAATTGTTGTGGGGTGCAGCCGAACCATTGCGTCGCATGCTCAGAATTTTGCTTGAGAAGTAA
- a CDS encoding succinate dehydrogenase iron-sulfur subunit, producing MSDIRIFEIYRYDPDVDAAPRMQRYELELTGERMLLDALISLKKQDETISYRRSCREGVCGSDAMNINGKNGLACLTNMLTLPKVITLRPLPGLPVVRDLIVDMTLFFKQYLSIKPYLVNDNPAPEKERLQSPEEREELNGLYECILCASCSTSCPSFWWNPDKFVGPAGLLQAYRFIADSRDEDTARRLDNLEDPYRLFRCHTIMNCVDVCPKHLNPTKAIGKIKELMVRRAV from the coding sequence ATGAGTGATATCCGTATATTCGAAATTTACCGCTACGATCCAGATGTCGATGCTGCGCCGCGCATGCAACGCTATGAGTTAGAACTTACTGGCGAGCGTATGTTGTTAGATGCTTTAATTTCTTTGAAGAAACAAGACGAAACGATTTCTTATCGTCGTTCATGCCGTGAAGGCGTTTGTGGTTCAGATGCAATGAACATCAATGGCAAAAATGGCTTGGCCTGTTTAACCAATATGTTGACTCTGCCAAAAGTTATTACATTGCGCCCATTACCTGGCTTGCCAGTTGTGCGCGATTTGATCGTCGATATGACTTTGTTCTTCAAGCAATATTTGTCTATCAAGCCTTACTTAGTAAACGACAATCCAGCTCCAGAAAAAGAGCGTCTCCAAAGCCCTGAAGAGCGTGAAGAGTTGAATGGTTTGTATGAGTGCATTTTGTGCGCATCATGCTCAACATCTTGCCCATCTTTCTGGTGGAATCCAGATAAGTTTGTCGGTCCAGCTGGTTTGTTGCAGGCGTATCGCTTTATTGCCGACAGCCGTGACGAAGATACTGCGCGCCGCTTGGATAACTTAGAGGATCCATACCGATTGTTCCGTTGCCATACGATTATGAATTGCGTGGACGTATGTCCTAAGCATTTGAATCCAACTAAGGCAATTGGCAAGATCAAGGAGTTGATGGTTCGTAGGGCGGTATGA
- the leuC gene encoding 3-isopropylmalate dehydratase large subunit, with protein sequence MSRTLYDKLWDDHVVYSEEDGTATIYIDRQLLHEVTSPQAFEGLNLAGRPVWRISANLAVSDHNVPTTDRSEGIADPISKLQVDTLDQNCDAFGITQYKMNDTRQGIVHVIGPEQGATLPGMTVVCGDSHTSTHGAFGALAFGIGTSEVEHVLATQTLLMKKSKNMLVRVDGRLQPGSTAKDIVLAVIGKIGTAGGTGYTIEFAGEAIRNLSMEGRMTLCNMAIEAGARAGLVAVDETTIEYIQGRPYSPKGPAMLQALQYWRTLHTDADAKFDAVVELRAEEIAPQVTWGTSPEMVLAISERIPDPEKERDPNKRSAMERALEYMNLTPNTPLSSITIDKVFIGSCTNSRIEDIRAAAKVVDRLGKKVAPNVKLALVVPGSGLVKAQAEREGLDRIFKAAGFEWREPGCSMCLAMNADRLEPGERCASTSNRNFEGRQGNGGRTHLVSPAMAAAAAIEGHFVDVRKIS encoded by the coding sequence ATGTCTCGTACGCTTTATGACAAATTGTGGGATGACCACGTTGTTTACTCTGAAGAGGATGGCACAGCCACGATCTATATCGACCGTCAGCTATTGCATGAGGTAACCAGTCCTCAGGCGTTCGAAGGTCTGAATTTGGCTGGTCGTCCTGTTTGGCGCATCTCTGCTAATTTAGCAGTCAGTGACCATAACGTTCCTACTACTGATCGTTCCGAAGGAATTGCAGATCCAATCTCAAAGCTTCAAGTAGATACCTTGGATCAAAACTGCGATGCTTTTGGTATCACTCAATACAAGATGAACGATACCCGTCAGGGAATTGTTCACGTCATTGGGCCAGAGCAGGGTGCAACCTTACCTGGTATGACAGTGGTATGCGGTGACTCTCATACAAGTACGCATGGCGCCTTTGGAGCCTTAGCGTTTGGTATTGGAACCTCCGAAGTGGAGCATGTATTAGCCACTCAAACGTTGCTCATGAAAAAGAGCAAGAATATGTTGGTGCGTGTTGATGGCCGTTTGCAGCCAGGCTCTACTGCTAAAGATATTGTGCTTGCTGTGATTGGGAAGATTGGCACAGCCGGCGGCACTGGTTACACCATCGAGTTCGCCGGTGAAGCTATTCGAAACCTTTCTATGGAAGGTCGTATGACGCTTTGCAATATGGCGATTGAAGCTGGCGCCCGCGCTGGTTTAGTTGCTGTTGACGAAACTACTATCGAATATATTCAAGGTCGCCCATACTCACCTAAGGGGCCTGCGATGCTACAAGCTCTGCAATATTGGAGAACTTTGCACACTGATGCAGATGCTAAGTTCGATGCTGTTGTGGAATTGCGTGCAGAAGAAATTGCTCCTCAAGTCACTTGGGGTACTTCACCAGAAATGGTTCTCGCTATTAGTGAACGCATTCCTGATCCAGAAAAAGAACGAGATCCAAATAAGCGCTCTGCAATGGAACGTGCTTTAGAGTATATGAACCTTACTCCTAATACGCCATTAAGCAGTATTACGATTGATAAGGTTTTTATCGGCTCTTGCACCAATAGTCGCATCGAAGATATCCGCGCGGCTGCTAAGGTTGTAGACCGCCTTGGTAAGAAGGTAGCGCCTAATGTGAAGTTAGCATTAGTAGTTCCTGGCTCTGGCTTGGTTAAAGCCCAGGCGGAACGTGAAGGTTTAGATCGTATTTTTAAAGCTGCCGGCTTTGAATGGCGTGAGCCAGGCTGCTCTATGTGTTTGGCAATGAATGCTGATCGTTTAGAGCCAGGTGAGCGGTGTGCTTCAACCTCTAACCGGAACTTTGAAGGTCGTCAGGGTAATGGCGGCAGAACCCATTTAGTTAGCCCAGCAATGGCTGCGGCAGCTGCAATCGAAGGTCATTTTGTTGACGTTCGTAAAATTTCATAG
- a CDS encoding phosphoribosylanthranilate isomerase — MGLLTYSPGRTRVKICGLRTAADIDSAVSAGVDAVGFVFYPPSVRVVSPNIAAQLISRLPTGVDAVGLVVNATDEQFAAIRAAASITLWQFHGDETPERCAELAAGEPWMKAARVGGQFAFDDFSLQYGDANAFLLDALVEGYGGGGVPFDWQGIPQTWVSENAPRVVLSGGLNTHNVGEAIARLHPCAVDVSSGVESSKGVKDSVLMADFIKAVRAADAKASS, encoded by the coding sequence ATGGGCTTACTGACATATTCTCCCGGCCGAACTAGGGTAAAAATCTGTGGCTTAAGGACGGCTGCTGATATCGATTCTGCTGTTTCAGCAGGGGTAGATGCTGTTGGCTTTGTCTTTTATCCTCCAAGCGTCCGCGTTGTAAGCCCGAATATTGCTGCCCAACTCATTTCTCGGTTACCAACAGGGGTAGATGCTGTCGGGCTCGTAGTAAATGCCACGGATGAGCAATTTGCTGCTATTCGGGCTGCTGCCTCGATTACTTTATGGCAGTTTCATGGGGATGAGACCCCAGAGCGCTGTGCTGAGCTAGCTGCAGGCGAGCCTTGGATGAAGGCCGCACGAGTAGGGGGGCAGTTCGCATTTGACGATTTTTCCCTACAATATGGGGATGCAAACGCCTTTTTGCTCGATGCCCTGGTTGAGGGTTACGGTGGAGGGGGCGTTCCTTTTGATTGGCAAGGAATTCCACAGACATGGGTAAGCGAAAACGCGCCTCGGGTCGTTTTGAGTGGTGGATTGAACACGCACAACGTGGGCGAGGCTATTGCTCGCCTACATCCTTGCGCAGTTGACGTCTCTAGTGGCGTAGAAAGCAGCAAGGGTGTTAAAGATTCTGTGCTCATGGCTGACTTTATAAAAGCAGTGCGCGCGGCAGATGCGAAAGCATCATCCTAA
- the gltA gene encoding citrate synthase, translated as MIESDIKAKLSFSDGTPDIDLPIYKGTVGPDVIDIRKLYGQTGKFTYDSGFLSTASCNSKITYIDGDKGELLYRGYPIEDLAHNCDFLEVCYLLINGELPNATEKKGFEEMVMHHTMVHEQMQFFLRGFRRDAHPMSVLTGLVGAMAAFYHDEIDYSQPKAREVAQIRLIAKMPTLVAMAYKYSVGQPFIYPDNSLSYTANFMRMMFATPCEEYKVNPVLVRALDRIFTLHADHEQNASTSTVRLCGSSGTNPFAAISAGIACLWGPAHGGANEACLQMLNEIQANGGVEKIDEFIAQVKDKNSSVRLMGFGHRVYKNFDPRAKLMRETCYEVLNELGLQDDPLFKLAMTLEKIALEDDYFVSRKLYPNVDFYSGIVQRALGIPTEMFTCIFALARTVGWIAQWEEMITDPEYKIGRPRQLYVGETARKVPNITVRK; from the coding sequence ATGATTGAATCGGACATCAAGGCAAAGCTCTCGTTTTCGGACGGTACTCCAGATATTGATCTGCCAATTTATAAAGGGACTGTTGGTCCTGATGTAATCGACATTCGTAAGCTCTACGGTCAGACTGGTAAGTTCACTTATGATTCAGGCTTCCTTTCTACTGCGTCATGCAATAGCAAAATTACCTACATCGATGGTGATAAGGGTGAGTTGCTCTATCGCGGCTACCCTATCGAAGACTTGGCGCATAACTGTGACTTTTTAGAGGTTTGCTATCTCTTGATTAATGGCGAGCTGCCAAATGCGACAGAGAAAAAAGGTTTCGAAGAAATGGTCATGCACCACACTATGGTTCATGAGCAAATGCAATTCTTCTTGCGTGGCTTCCGTCGTGACGCACATCCAATGTCGGTATTGACCGGTTTGGTTGGCGCAATGGCTGCTTTCTACCACGATGAAATTGATTACAGTCAACCTAAAGCACGTGAAGTCGCGCAAATTCGCTTGATCGCGAAAATGCCAACTCTAGTTGCCATGGCCTATAAGTACTCTGTAGGACAGCCATTTATCTATCCAGATAATTCTTTGTCATATACAGCAAACTTTATGCGCATGATGTTTGCAACACCTTGTGAAGAGTACAAAGTAAACCCAGTATTGGTACGTGCTTTGGACCGCATCTTCACATTGCATGCAGACCATGAGCAAAATGCTTCTACTTCAACGGTTCGTCTGTGTGGCTCTTCTGGCACAAATCCTTTTGCTGCTATCTCTGCTGGTATTGCCTGCCTCTGGGGCCCAGCTCACGGCGGTGCAAATGAAGCCTGCTTGCAGATGTTGAATGAAATCCAAGCCAATGGTGGCGTTGAAAAGATTGACGAATTTATTGCTCAAGTCAAAGATAAGAACTCTAGTGTTCGCTTGATGGGCTTTGGCCACCGCGTTTATAAAAACTTTGACCCACGCGCTAAGTTGATGCGTGAAACTTGCTACGAAGTATTGAATGAATTAGGTTTGCAGGATGATCCATTGTTCAAGTTGGCAATGACTCTTGAGAAGATTGCTTTGGAAGATGATTATTTCGTTAGCCGTAAGCTTTATCCAAACGTAGACTTCTACTCCGGCATTGTTCAGCGCGCCTTGGGCATCCCAACTGAAATGTTTACCTGTATCTTTGCCTTGGCAAGAACAGTTGGCTGGATTGCTCAGTGGGAAGAGATGATCACTGATCCTGAGTACAAAATTGGACGTCCACGTCAGTTGTATGTTGGTGAAACTGCACGCAAAGTTCCTAACATTACTGTTCGCAAATAA